Proteins encoded within one genomic window of Streptomyces kaniharaensis:
- a CDS encoding helix-turn-helix transcriptional regulator: MSVTLCLETLDQTVYEEMLSHTALGVDELAAKLDVEPDRIRDCLDRLFALQLVQASFEAPSRFTVVDPVLGMKRLLEQQHEELVRSHRQAAGSQQALIRILAGAGGGAQQADGVERLAGLDSVQGRLERLALEAGDEILTFMPGGPQSPASLEAAVRNDALVLQRGVAIRTIGLDSVRGDAATLRYTRALVGQGGEFRTAAALPTRMVVVDRTYALVPIDPADSRKGALFLSAPGMIAPLLALFEREWGAAVPLGSDPSDASYVPSEQERSLLALLAQGHTDESAAGQLHISARTARRIMAALIERLGARSRFEAGLRAARLGWV; the protein is encoded by the coding sequence ATGTCCGTGACGCTCTGCCTGGAGACGCTGGATCAGACAGTCTACGAAGAGATGCTCAGCCACACGGCGCTGGGCGTGGACGAGCTCGCGGCCAAGCTGGACGTCGAGCCCGACCGCATCCGCGACTGCCTTGACAGGCTGTTCGCGCTGCAGTTGGTCCAGGCGTCCTTCGAGGCACCCAGCAGGTTCACCGTCGTGGACCCGGTCCTCGGGATGAAGCGGCTACTGGAGCAGCAGCACGAGGAACTGGTCCGCAGCCACCGCCAGGCGGCGGGCAGCCAGCAGGCCCTGATCAGGATCCTGGCCGGCGCGGGCGGCGGCGCCCAGCAGGCGGACGGTGTCGAGCGACTGGCCGGACTCGACTCGGTGCAGGGGCGATTGGAGCGTCTGGCCCTGGAGGCTGGGGACGAGATCCTGACCTTCATGCCCGGCGGGCCCCAGTCCCCCGCCTCGCTGGAGGCCGCCGTGCGCAACGACGCCCTCGTCCTGCAGCGCGGCGTGGCGATCCGCACCATCGGCCTGGACTCCGTCCGCGGCGACGCCGCTACCCTGCGTTACACCCGCGCGCTGGTCGGGCAGGGCGGTGAGTTCCGTACGGCCGCCGCGCTGCCGACCCGCATGGTGGTGGTCGACCGGACGTACGCCCTGGTGCCGATCGACCCCGCGGACAGCCGCAAGGGCGCACTCTTCCTCTCCGCGCCGGGCATGATCGCCCCGCTGCTCGCCCTGTTCGAGCGGGAGTGGGGAGCGGCCGTACCGCTCGGCAGCGACCCCTCCGACGCCTCGTACGTGCCGAGTGAGCAGGAACGTTCCCTCCTCGCCCTGCTGGCGCAGGGCCACACCGACGAGTCCGCCGCGGGCCAACTGCACATCTCGGCCCGCACCGCCCGGCGGATCATGGCGGCGCTCATCGAGCGGCTCGGCGCCCGCAGCCGCTTCGAGGCGG
- a CDS encoding MbtH family protein produces MTNPFEDEEATYLVLVNEENQHSLWPASLAVPAGWTVTHGPAGRQDCLDHIENTWTDLRPASLIAALKEA; encoded by the coding sequence GTGACGAACCCCTTCGAGGACGAGGAAGCCACCTACCTCGTCCTGGTCAACGAGGAGAACCAGCACTCCCTGTGGCCCGCCTCGCTCGCGGTCCCCGCGGGCTGGACGGTCACCCACGGCCCGGCCGGACGGCAGGACTGCCTGGACCACATCGAGAACACCTGGACCGACCTGCGCCCGGCGAGCCTGATCGCCGCCCTCAAGGAGGCGTGA
- the ddaH gene encoding dimethylargininase, with translation MPIQRTARRRHYLMCRPSHFTVDYRINPWMDPAKPTDTALAVLQWERLYALFQELGHTVELVEPVPGLPDMVYAANGATVLNGRVLVANFRHAERAAEAPAYQAWFERNGYTEVHAARHVNEGEGDYLVAGDRILAGTGFRTHRAAHAEAEHVLGAPVVSLTLVDPRFYHLDTALAVLDDDEIMYFPGAFSAESRATLRELYPDALIATEADAEAFGLNAVSDGRHVLLSQTARDLADRLAERGFEPIGVDLSELFKGGGSVKCCTLELRHAAPAPGGAQ, from the coding sequence ATGCCGATCCAGCGCACGGCCCGTCGCCGGCACTACCTGATGTGCCGCCCCTCCCACTTCACCGTCGACTACCGCATCAACCCGTGGATGGATCCGGCCAAGCCGACCGACACGGCGCTGGCCGTCCTGCAGTGGGAGCGGCTGTACGCCCTCTTCCAGGAGCTCGGTCACACCGTCGAACTGGTGGAGCCCGTACCCGGTCTGCCCGACATGGTCTACGCCGCCAACGGTGCCACGGTGCTGAACGGCCGCGTTCTGGTAGCCAACTTCCGGCACGCCGAACGAGCCGCAGAGGCGCCCGCCTACCAGGCGTGGTTCGAGCGCAACGGCTACACCGAGGTGCACGCCGCCCGCCACGTCAACGAGGGCGAGGGCGACTACCTGGTCGCCGGCGACCGCATCCTGGCCGGCACCGGTTTCCGTACCCACCGGGCCGCGCACGCCGAGGCCGAGCACGTGCTCGGCGCCCCGGTCGTGAGCCTCACCCTGGTGGACCCGCGCTTCTACCACCTGGACACCGCGCTCGCCGTGCTCGACGACGACGAGATCATGTACTTCCCGGGAGCCTTCTCGGCGGAGTCCCGCGCGACCCTGCGCGAGCTGTACCCCGACGCGCTCATCGCCACCGAGGCCGACGCCGAGGCGTTCGGGCTGAACGCGGTCTCCGACGGGCGCCACGTGCTGCTGTCCCAGACCGCGCGCGACCTCGCGGACCGGTTGGCCGAGCGCGGCTTCGAGCCGATCGGCGTCGACCTCTCCGAGCTGTTCAAGGGCGGCGGCAGCGTCAAGTGCTGCACCCTGGAGCTGCGTCACGCCGCACCGGCCCCGGGCGGTGCGCAGTGA
- a CDS encoding TauD/TfdA family dioxygenase, whose translation MTDAPTNGSPVGGGALDWHTEPGAPATVQAPELADAAEARAWLADHHGELRAGLHRYGAVYLRGLPVHSVEDFALVRDELIPRATPYREKATPRSDFGGGVFSSTDLPAGQAIRPHNENSYTLTFPGLLLFGCLTAPEEGGATPVADCREVLRTLPAELVERMRASGWILTRNYSESLSVAWQSAFGTELPDQVERYCAENHISCTWGADGRLRTSQVRPGIIRHPHTGEDVWFNHLAFWSQFSLDGEIRDVLLDELGPDGLPFNTGLGDGIPLTAADLETVNTAYENATVRRAWQPGDLLLVDNILTAHARDPFRGERRIVVAMGEPISVYDCAPTVAPSATAATAVSRG comes from the coding sequence GTGACCGACGCACCGACGAACGGCTCACCGGTGGGCGGCGGCGCCCTCGACTGGCACACGGAGCCGGGTGCCCCCGCCACCGTCCAGGCACCCGAGCTGGCCGACGCGGCCGAAGCCCGCGCCTGGCTCGCGGACCACCACGGCGAGCTCCGGGCCGGACTGCACCGGTACGGGGCGGTGTACCTGCGCGGACTGCCGGTGCACAGCGTGGAGGACTTCGCCCTGGTCCGCGACGAGCTGATCCCGCGGGCGACCCCGTACCGGGAGAAGGCCACTCCGCGCAGCGACTTCGGCGGCGGGGTCTTCTCCTCCACGGACCTGCCCGCCGGGCAGGCGATCAGGCCGCACAACGAGAACAGCTACACCCTGACCTTTCCGGGGCTGCTGCTCTTCGGTTGCCTGACCGCGCCCGAGGAGGGCGGTGCCACCCCGGTCGCCGACTGCCGCGAGGTGCTGCGCACCCTTCCGGCCGAGCTGGTCGAGCGGATGCGCGCATCCGGCTGGATCCTGACCCGTAACTACTCGGAAAGCCTCTCGGTCGCCTGGCAGTCCGCGTTCGGGACGGAGCTCCCCGATCAGGTCGAGCGGTACTGCGCCGAGAACCACATCTCCTGCACCTGGGGTGCGGACGGCCGGCTGCGCACCAGCCAGGTGCGGCCCGGGATCATCCGGCACCCGCACACCGGGGAGGACGTGTGGTTCAACCACCTGGCGTTCTGGAGCCAGTTCTCCCTGGACGGCGAGATCCGCGACGTCCTGCTGGACGAACTCGGGCCGGACGGGCTGCCGTTCAACACCGGGCTCGGTGACGGCATCCCGCTGACCGCGGCGGACCTGGAGACCGTCAACACCGCGTACGAGAACGCCACCGTGCGCCGCGCCTGGCAGCCGGGCGACCTCCTGCTGGTCGACAACATCCTGACCGCGCACGCCCGCGACCCCTTCCGGGGTGAGCGCCGGATCGTGGTCGCCATGGGCGAGCCGATCTCGGTGTACGACTGCGCACCGACCGTCGCCCCGAGCGCGACTGCCGCCACGGCGGTGTCCCGTGGTTGA
- a CDS encoding non-ribosomal peptide synthetase: protein MVDPQALVGRFLQSVRSFPDRAAVHGADGTLTFAELGERTARLAGALRALGIGRGDRVGVSVPRGADWVVAPLAVWRAGAAYVPLDPAYPDDRLAFVAADAGLRAVVSDTGRPSWADGLPVLSSHQPDRPGEEPHDGVGDSRAPAYVIYTSGSTGRPKGVEVAHGSVAALVAGLEERGVYPAGHRVVGWNASLSFDASVQQWVRVCRGDTLVVLTDEDRTDPGRLDALLDEHAVTDLDFTPSHWQLVGPRLRPGRALRLLLGGEPVPERLWRSLARAELLEAWNLYGPTECTVDATATRITGDAPRLGDGLAHVRAHVLDEALRPATRGELYLAGPAVAVGYVGRPGLTAERFVADPFAADGTRMYRTGDEVRRRPDGTLEFLGRTDRQIKIRGFRVEPGELEDRLRVHPQVTAAVAAPRSGPDGDAFLAAYYVLAPEGTVSGDELRAHCAAGLPGHLVPSALVRMDALPLTPNGKVDTAALPAVTSVPDTAGRSPETELEQLIAGVWADVLGRDTVHADENFFALGGHSLVALRVVSRLKRDAGIVLRTKDVYRFPRLRDLARHAESVRAEAAS, encoded by the coding sequence GTGGTTGACCCGCAGGCCCTGGTGGGCCGATTCCTGCAGAGCGTCCGGTCGTTCCCGGACCGGGCCGCGGTGCACGGCGCCGACGGGACCCTCACCTTCGCCGAACTGGGCGAGCGCACGGCCCGGCTGGCCGGGGCGCTGCGCGCGCTCGGCATCGGCCGTGGCGACCGGGTGGGGGTGAGCGTGCCCAGGGGAGCGGACTGGGTCGTGGCCCCGCTGGCCGTCTGGCGGGCGGGCGCCGCCTACGTGCCGCTCGATCCGGCGTACCCCGACGATCGGCTCGCCTTCGTCGCCGCCGACGCGGGACTGCGCGCGGTGGTCTCGGACACGGGCCGGCCCTCGTGGGCGGACGGACTACCGGTGCTGAGCTCCCACCAGCCGGACCGGCCCGGCGAGGAACCGCACGACGGCGTGGGCGACTCGCGCGCCCCGGCGTACGTCATCTACACCTCGGGGTCGACCGGACGCCCCAAGGGGGTGGAGGTCGCGCACGGGAGCGTCGCCGCACTGGTGGCGGGCCTGGAGGAGCGCGGCGTCTACCCGGCCGGGCACCGGGTGGTCGGATGGAACGCCAGCCTGTCCTTCGACGCGTCCGTGCAGCAGTGGGTCCGGGTCTGCCGGGGCGACACCCTGGTCGTCCTGACCGACGAGGACCGCACCGACCCCGGCCGGCTGGACGCGCTGCTCGACGAGCACGCCGTGACGGACCTCGACTTCACCCCGTCCCACTGGCAGCTGGTCGGTCCGCGGCTGCGGCCCGGTCGGGCCCTGCGGCTGCTGCTCGGCGGCGAGCCGGTGCCCGAGCGGCTGTGGCGGTCGCTGGCCCGGGCGGAACTGCTGGAGGCGTGGAACCTCTACGGTCCGACCGAATGCACCGTCGACGCCACCGCGACCCGGATCACCGGCGACGCACCGCGCCTCGGCGACGGCCTGGCCCATGTGCGCGCCCATGTGCTCGACGAGGCGCTGAGGCCCGCCACCAGGGGAGAGCTGTACCTGGCGGGTCCGGCCGTGGCCGTCGGGTACGTCGGGCGGCCGGGACTGACCGCCGAGCGGTTCGTCGCGGATCCCTTCGCCGCCGACGGCACCCGGATGTACCGCACCGGGGACGAGGTCCGGCGCCGGCCGGACGGCACGCTGGAGTTCCTCGGCCGCACCGACCGCCAGATCAAGATCCGCGGCTTCCGGGTGGAGCCCGGCGAGCTGGAGGACCGGCTGCGCGTTCACCCCCAGGTCACCGCCGCCGTCGCCGCGCCGCGCTCGGGCCCGGACGGGGACGCCTTCCTCGCGGCCTACTACGTCCTGGCGCCGGAAGGGACGGTGAGCGGCGACGAACTGCGCGCCCACTGTGCCGCCGGGCTGCCCGGACACCTCGTACCGTCCGCCCTCGTACGGATGGACGCGCTGCCCCTGACCCCCAACGGCAAGGTGGACACCGCCGCGCTGCCCGCCGTCACCTCGGTGCCGGACACCGCCGGACGGTCCCCCGAGACCGAGCTCGAACAGCTGATCGCCGGAGTCTGGGCCGATGTGCTCGGCCGTGACACCGTCCACGCGGACGAGAACTTCTTCGCCCTCGGCGGCCACTCGCTGGTGGCGCTGCGGGTGGTCTCCCGCCTCAAGCGGGACGCCGGGATCGTGCTGCGGACCAAGGACGTCTACCGGTTCCCCCGGCTGAGGGACCTGGCCCGCCACGCGGAGTCGGTCCGTGCGGAAGCGGCCTCGTGA
- a CDS encoding thioesterase II family protein yields the protein MSAPDTTVVRLKSSLDPARTLVCLGFCGGGTATYHSWIPVLPDDVDLVAICYPGREGRFAEECAQTWSELAADTAQGVASVAAQGPYVLFGHSMGGWMAFDVTARLAAAGAPAPQALVVSACNAPDRGVTDRDRFLAQGQRDDELLDWMRTHGLLPDHVLDEPELTEMAVELMRADLRARDTFHYTPGTRVDVPLQVFSGDRDPVIGADVGSRWAGLTDGAFRHDVLPGGHFYTPEVWRDLPTRIASLTSPATAAL from the coding sequence GTGAGCGCCCCGGACACCACCGTGGTGCGGCTGAAGAGCAGCCTGGACCCGGCCCGCACCCTGGTGTGCCTCGGCTTCTGCGGCGGCGGCACCGCGACCTACCACTCCTGGATCCCGGTGCTGCCGGACGACGTCGACCTGGTGGCGATCTGCTATCCGGGGCGCGAAGGCCGCTTCGCCGAGGAGTGCGCGCAGACGTGGAGCGAGCTCGCGGCGGACACCGCGCAGGGCGTCGCCTCGGTCGCGGCGCAGGGGCCGTACGTCCTGTTCGGCCACAGCATGGGCGGCTGGATGGCCTTCGACGTCACCGCCCGGCTCGCGGCGGCGGGCGCCCCCGCGCCACAGGCACTGGTCGTCTCCGCCTGCAACGCCCCGGACCGGGGGGTGACCGACCGGGACCGGTTCCTGGCCCAGGGACAGCGCGACGACGAACTCCTCGACTGGATGCGAACCCACGGCCTGCTGCCCGATCACGTTCTCGACGAACCCGAACTCACCGAGATGGCAGTGGAGTTGATGCGCGCCGACCTGCGCGCCCGGGACACCTTCCACTACACCCCGGGGACCCGGGTCGACGTGCCGCTCCAGGTGTTCTCCGGCGACCGGGATCCGGTGATCGGGGCGGATGTCGGCTCCCGCTGGGCGGGCCTGACCGACGGCGCGTTCCGCCACGACGTCCTGCCGGGAGGCCACTTCTACACGCCCGAGGTCTGGCGCGACCTCCCGACCCGGATCGCCTCGCTCACGTCTCCCGCCACCGCCGCCCTCTGA
- the hppD gene encoding 4-hydroxyphenylpyruvate dioxygenase has translation MTFSPAFGISHVEFYVADVDSAAAELTDRYGFRPVARAASAQAQSLALRQGRIVLVLTQARSPHHPGADYVLAHGDGVADIALTVTDVPAVFDEAVSRGAVPLAVPRRHPDGRTTAVLAGFGDVVHTLVEPGPTGLPPGFTALPDAVPERDDELLEELDHFAVCLLPGELERTVDFYTRVLGFRMVFQELIRVGAQAMDSKVVQSRTGEVTLTLIEPDTSAEPGQIDRFLAEHGGCGVQHVAFASRDIVRAVGTLRDRGVEFLSVPDAYYTMLADRLDLARHSTSELHEINVLVDEDHDGQLFQIFTRSTHPRRTLFHEVIERFGARTFGNGNIKALYEAVEAERLDAGAVPR, from the coding sequence ATGACTTTCTCTCCCGCATTCGGCATCAGCCACGTCGAGTTCTACGTCGCCGACGTCGACTCGGCCGCGGCCGAGCTGACCGACCGCTACGGCTTCCGCCCGGTGGCCCGCGCCGCCTCCGCGCAGGCGCAGTCCCTCGCGCTGCGCCAGGGCCGCATCGTCCTCGTGCTCACCCAGGCCCGCTCGCCGCACCACCCGGGCGCCGACTACGTGCTGGCCCACGGCGACGGCGTGGCCGACATCGCGCTGACCGTGACCGACGTACCCGCCGTCTTCGACGAGGCGGTCTCCCGCGGGGCGGTGCCGCTCGCCGTGCCGCGCCGCCACCCCGACGGCCGGACCACGGCGGTGCTGGCCGGCTTCGGCGACGTGGTGCACACGCTCGTCGAACCCGGGCCCACCGGACTCCCGCCGGGCTTCACCGCGCTGCCGGACGCCGTGCCGGAGCGTGATGACGAACTCCTGGAGGAACTCGACCACTTCGCCGTCTGCCTGCTGCCCGGGGAGCTGGAGCGCACGGTGGACTTCTACACGCGGGTGCTCGGCTTCCGCATGGTCTTCCAGGAGCTGATCAGGGTCGGTGCCCAGGCCATGGACTCCAAGGTGGTGCAGAGCCGCACCGGCGAGGTCACCCTGACCCTGATAGAGCCCGACACGAGCGCCGAGCCCGGCCAGATCGACCGCTTCCTGGCCGAACACGGCGGCTGCGGCGTCCAGCACGTGGCCTTCGCCTCCCGGGACATCGTCCGGGCCGTCGGCACGCTGCGCGACCGCGGCGTCGAGTTCCTGAGCGTCCCCGACGCCTACTACACGATGCTCGCCGACCGCCTCGACCTGGCCCGGCACAGCACGTCCGAGCTGCACGAGATCAACGTCCTGGTCGACGAGGACCACGACGGCCAGCTGTTCCAGATCTTCACCCGCTCCACCCATCCGCGGCGCACGCTGTTCCACGAGGTGATCGAGCGCTTCGGCGCCCGCACCTTCGGCAACGGCAACATCAAGGCGCTGTACGAAGCCGTCGAGGCGGAGCGCCTGGACGCCGGGGCGGTGCCGCGGTGA
- a CDS encoding alpha-hydroxy acid oxidase — protein sequence MSDQGTGHDPVRLEEFAELARRTLPREVWDFIEGGSGEELTLAANRAALDRIGIVPRVLVGGTACETATELLGARAALPVAVAPMAYQRLVHPEGELATARAAAAEGVPFTVSTLSSQPVEAVTALGGTTWFQLYCQQDPAATADLVRRAEEAGCAALMVTVDVPSMGRRLRDLRNGFALPSDVTAVHLDPAGNRRAGDRQTGVSAVAEHTAETFARSLSWDDLARLRGETRLPLIVKGILDPGDAATAASLGADAIVVSNHGGRQLDGAVASVDMLRAVREAVPARCRVLVDSGIRSGTDVLKVLALGASGVLLGRPVLWGLAADGGPGVSRVLRLLRTELRSALELSGCSGPADAPWLSVLGAAR from the coding sequence GTGAGCGATCAGGGCACGGGCCACGACCCCGTACGGCTGGAGGAGTTCGCCGAGCTCGCGCGCCGGACACTGCCCCGGGAGGTCTGGGACTTCATCGAGGGCGGTAGCGGCGAGGAACTGACCCTGGCCGCCAACCGCGCCGCACTGGACCGGATCGGGATCGTGCCCCGGGTCCTCGTCGGCGGGACGGCGTGCGAGACCGCAACCGAACTCCTCGGCGCCCGGGCGGCCCTGCCGGTCGCCGTCGCACCGATGGCGTACCAGCGGCTGGTCCACCCCGAGGGCGAACTCGCCACCGCCCGCGCGGCCGCGGCCGAGGGCGTGCCGTTCACCGTGAGCACGCTCAGCAGCCAACCGGTCGAGGCCGTCACCGCGCTGGGCGGCACCACCTGGTTCCAGCTCTACTGCCAGCAGGACCCGGCGGCCACGGCCGACCTGGTCCGGCGCGCCGAGGAAGCCGGCTGCGCGGCGCTGATGGTCACGGTGGACGTGCCCTCGATGGGCCGCCGACTGCGCGACCTCCGCAACGGCTTCGCGCTGCCCTCCGACGTGACGGCCGTCCACCTCGACCCGGCCGGCAACCGCCGGGCCGGGGACCGGCAGACCGGTGTCTCGGCCGTGGCGGAACACACGGCCGAGACCTTCGCCCGTTCCCTGAGCTGGGACGACCTCGCCCGGCTCCGCGGCGAGACGCGGCTGCCCCTGATCGTCAAGGGGATCCTCGATCCGGGCGACGCCGCCACCGCCGCCTCCCTCGGCGCGGACGCCATCGTGGTCTCCAACCACGGCGGCCGCCAGCTGGACGGCGCGGTGGCCAGCGTGGACATGCTGCGCGCCGTGCGCGAAGCCGTACCCGCCCGCTGCCGGGTGCTGGTGGACAGCGGGATCCGCAGCGGCACCGACGTCCTCAAGGTCCTGGCACTCGGCGCGAGCGGCGTCCTGCTGGGCCGACCCGTCCTGTGGGGCCTGGCCGCCGACGGCGGGCCGGGGGTGAGCCGGGTCCTGCGCCTGCTGCGGACCGAGCTGCGCTCCGCCCTGGAACTGTCCGGCTGTTCCGGCCCGGCCGACGCACCGTGGCTCTCGGTCCTGGGGGCGGCCCGATGA
- a CDS encoding aminotransferase-like domain-containing protein codes for MTAPVVLDRADLHASLADPALLSMNFLNEVAGRFPEAVSFAPGRPTEDLFDPADLHRYLDTYRRYLAEHKGYDEARVRRELFQYGRTKGIVHELIARQLEQDEGITVDPEAVVVTVGAQEALWLVLRALRAGERDVVLAVDPTYVGLTGAARLVDLPVRPVHEGPRGVRPEDVLERIREVRAAGERPRALYLVPDFSNPSGHSMDVRTRHRLLEIAAEEDILLLEDNPYGYFRAAGSGRPPTLKALDTGQRVVYLGSLAKTCFPGARVGFAVADQRVAGPEETLFADELSRAKSMVTVNTSPVSQALVGGMLLEHGGSLLRANRRQIGIYRRNLKRLVQGLHRRFAELPGVHWNTPAGGFFVVLTVPFAVTDELVEHAAVRHGVLFTPMRHFSDDDRTCHQLRLSCSSLTPDQIDTGLDRLAALIAERTSTPGA; via the coding sequence ATGACCGCACCCGTGGTACTGGACCGCGCGGATCTGCACGCCTCGCTCGCCGACCCCGCCCTGCTGTCGATGAACTTCCTCAACGAGGTGGCGGGCCGCTTCCCAGAGGCGGTCTCCTTCGCCCCGGGCCGGCCCACCGAGGACCTCTTCGACCCGGCCGATCTGCACCGCTACCTCGACACCTACCGCCGCTACCTGGCCGAGCACAAGGGCTACGACGAGGCCCGGGTGCGGCGGGAGCTGTTCCAGTACGGCCGCACCAAGGGAATCGTCCACGAGCTGATCGCCCGGCAGCTCGAACAGGACGAGGGCATCACCGTGGACCCGGAGGCCGTCGTGGTCACCGTGGGCGCCCAGGAGGCACTGTGGCTGGTGCTGCGCGCCCTGCGGGCGGGCGAGCGTGACGTCGTGCTCGCGGTGGACCCCACCTACGTCGGCCTGACCGGCGCCGCCCGGCTGGTGGACCTGCCCGTGCGGCCGGTCCACGAAGGCCCTCGGGGCGTGCGCCCCGAGGACGTCCTGGAGCGGATCCGGGAGGTCCGCGCGGCGGGGGAGCGGCCCCGGGCGCTGTACCTGGTGCCCGACTTCTCCAACCCCAGCGGCCACTCGATGGACGTGCGGACCCGCCACCGGCTGCTGGAGATCGCCGCCGAGGAGGACATCCTCCTCCTGGAGGACAACCCCTACGGCTACTTCCGGGCCGCCGGGAGCGGCAGGCCCCCGACCCTGAAGGCACTCGACACCGGGCAGCGCGTGGTCTACCTCGGGTCGCTGGCGAAGACCTGCTTCCCCGGCGCCCGGGTGGGATTCGCCGTGGCGGACCAGCGCGTCGCGGGCCCGGAGGAGACCCTGTTCGCCGACGAGCTGTCGCGGGCCAAGAGCATGGTCACCGTCAACACCTCGCCGGTGAGCCAGGCCCTGGTGGGAGGCATGCTGCTGGAACACGGCGGCAGCCTGCTCCGCGCCAACCGGCGCCAGATCGGCATCTACCGGCGCAACCTCAAACGTCTCGTCCAGGGCCTGCACCGGCGCTTCGCCGAACTGCCCGGGGTGCACTGGAACACCCCCGCCGGCGGCTTCTTCGTGGTGCTCACCGTGCCGTTCGCCGTCACCGACGAACTGGTCGAACACGCCGCCGTACGGCACGGCGTGCTCTTCACCCCGATGCGCCACTTCAGCGACGACGACCGCACGTGCCACCAACTCCGCCTCTCCTGCAGCTCCTTGACCCCTGACCAGATCGACACCGGGCTGGACCGGCTGGCCGCCCTGATCGCCGAGCGCACCTCGACGCCGGGTGCCTGA
- a CDS encoding AMP-binding protein — protein MYTEASGSRWSLIHSLLDAVRRHHSSVAVVDRGVEHSYAELDRLSGEIAGGFAARGLGPGSLVAVHGHRSWTRCAAVLGAWRAGAGVVCVDPGMPAPRAAKITRFSDLVLHADGAGPTGPGGTELTVDEVRGNPLEVPREGPVGYVIPTSGSTGEPKSVAVPPGVLAALGDWHVRHWSHDRPPHTLQVASIGFDVGYEELVATWLAGARLVVVDDDQRQDPFTLMDVIREHRVARLFLPVVGLHALATAAAFEPDAMPDLREIAVAGERLVVNAEVRGFCASGGITLVNEYGPSETHVVTQYRLAPHEAADWPDHPPIGRAIAGAELLRHTDGVLRPFAPGEEAELMVAGGSVGIGYLGDQELTDARFRTLPHDDGAPRRCYATGDLVRFDGTDFHFVARADDQLKVNGYRVEPGEVEAVLNALPGVRRAVVVAVEVAGSRRLAAAYTRTATDGTQPEQLAAHCAAHLPAYMVPKHFHALEELPVTANGKVDRAGLRALFGTVRTA, from the coding sequence ATGTACACCGAAGCGAGCGGTTCACGGTGGTCGCTCATCCACTCCCTGCTCGACGCCGTACGCCGCCACCACTCCTCGGTGGCGGTCGTCGACCGCGGCGTCGAGCACAGTTACGCCGAACTCGACCGGCTGTCCGGCGAGATCGCCGGTGGCTTCGCCGCACGCGGCCTGGGACCGGGCAGCCTGGTCGCCGTCCACGGCCACCGGTCCTGGACACGCTGCGCCGCCGTGCTCGGCGCCTGGCGGGCCGGCGCCGGCGTGGTCTGCGTCGACCCCGGCATGCCCGCGCCCCGGGCCGCGAAGATCACCCGGTTCAGCGACCTCGTGCTGCACGCCGACGGGGCCGGGCCGACCGGCCCGGGGGGCACCGAGCTCACCGTCGACGAGGTGCGCGGCAACCCACTGGAGGTGCCCAGGGAAGGCCCGGTCGGCTACGTCATTCCCACCTCGGGGTCCACCGGCGAGCCCAAGTCGGTGGCCGTGCCGCCGGGAGTCCTGGCCGCCCTCGGCGACTGGCACGTCCGGCACTGGTCGCACGACCGCCCGCCGCACACCCTGCAGGTGGCGTCCATCGGCTTCGACGTCGGCTACGAGGAACTGGTCGCCACCTGGCTCGCCGGAGCCCGGCTGGTCGTGGTGGACGACGACCAGCGGCAGGACCCCTTCACGCTGATGGACGTGATCCGCGAGCACCGGGTGGCCCGGCTCTTCCTGCCGGTGGTGGGCCTGCACGCGCTGGCCACGGCCGCCGCGTTCGAACCGGACGCGATGCCCGACCTGCGGGAGATCGCCGTGGCGGGCGAGCGCCTCGTCGTCAACGCCGAGGTCCGCGGGTTCTGCGCGTCGGGCGGCATCACGCTGGTCAACGAGTACGGGCCCAGCGAAACCCATGTCGTCACCCAGTACCGGCTGGCCCCCCACGAGGCCGCCGACTGGCCCGACCATCCGCCGATCGGACGCGCGATCGCCGGAGCGGAACTGCTGCGCCACACGGACGGCGTGCTGCGGCCCTTCGCCCCGGGCGAGGAGGCCGAACTGATGGTCGCCGGCGGCAGCGTCGGCATCGGCTACCTCGGCGACCAGGAGCTCACCGACGCCAGGTTCCGCACCCTGCCGCACGACGACGGCGCGCCGCGCCGCTGCTACGCCACCGGTGACCTGGTCCGCTTCGACGGCACCGACTTCCACTTCGTGGCACGGGCCGACGACCAGCTCAAGGTGAACGGCTACCGCGTCGAGCCCGGTGAGGTCGAAGCGGTCCTCAACGCGCTGCCGGGCGTGCGCCGGGCCGTGGTGGTGGCCGTGGAGGTCGCCGGCTCCCGCCGGCTCGCCGCCGCCTACACCCGAACGGCGACCGACGGCACGCAGCCCGAACAGCTGGCCGCGCACTGCGCCGCGCACCTGCCCGCGTACATGGTGCCCAAGCACTTCCACGCGCTGGAGGAACTGCCGGTGACCGCGAACGGAAAGGTCGACCGGGCAGGGCTGCGCGCTCTGTTCGGCACGGTCCGCACCGCCTGA